Proteins co-encoded in one Candidatus Binatota bacterium genomic window:
- a CDS encoding nuclear transport factor 2 family protein: MIEAAVEKWLQLVHGEVDDADAFLDELLADDVVFYSPVVFSAQKGKAITKLYLGAAGSVFGGDKPAGAGAGNGSKKSGGFVYLKKVFSGKQAMLEFETEMGGKYVNGVDMIQCNGEGKIVAVNMVHAKMGEMLKAMQEGSKEGQGHGDTA; encoded by the coding sequence ATGATCGAAGCTGCAGTAGAAAAATGGTTGCAACTAGTACACGGCGAGGTCGATGACGCGGATGCTTTTCTCGATGAGCTGCTGGCCGACGACGTGGTCTTCTATTCGCCGGTGGTATTCTCCGCGCAGAAGGGCAAGGCCATCACCAAGCTTTATCTCGGCGCGGCGGGCTCGGTTTTCGGCGGCGATAAACCGGCCGGCGCTGGCGCCGGTAACGGTTCGAAGAAGAGCGGCGGTTTCGTTTACCTGAAAAAAGTTTTCTCGGGCAAGCAGGCGATGCTGGAGTTTGAAACCGAGATGGGGGGCAAGTACGTCAACGGCGTTGACATGATCCAGTGCAACGGCGAGGGAAAGATCGTGGCGGTCAACATGGTGCACGCAAAGATGGGCGAGATGCTCAAGGCGATGCAGGAAGGCAGCAAGGAGGGGCAAGGGCATGGCGACACAGCTTGA